A region from the Mucilaginibacter sp. CSA2-8R genome encodes:
- a CDS encoding N-acetylornithine carbamoyltransferase: protein MKQFTSVHDVTDINALVAEALALKQNPYVNQQLGKNKSIGLIFLNPSLRTRMSTQKAALNLGMNAMVLNIDKEGWALELQDGAIMNGTTVEHIREAAAVLGQYVDIIGVRSFPGLKNREEDYSETIFNKFVEFCGVPVVSLESATRHPLQSLADLITITELKSVERPKVVLTWAPHIKPLPQAVPNSFAEWMCRANVDFVITHPEGYELSTEFTEGATITHNQQEALKDADFIYVKNWSAYEPYGEMPGLGNYDNWMLTNESLQQSNNAKVMHCLPVRRNIELSDEILDGPHSAVIHEAGNRVWAAQAVLKQILQGL from the coding sequence ATGAAACAATTTACATCTGTACACGATGTTACTGATATAAACGCCTTGGTAGCCGAGGCTTTAGCGCTAAAGCAAAACCCATACGTTAATCAGCAATTGGGTAAAAATAAAAGTATCGGATTAATATTCTTAAATCCAAGCTTGCGCACGCGTATGAGTACCCAGAAAGCAGCGCTTAATTTGGGTATGAATGCCATGGTGCTTAATATTGATAAAGAAGGTTGGGCGCTGGAATTGCAGGACGGCGCCATAATGAATGGCACCACAGTTGAACATATACGTGAAGCCGCCGCTGTTTTAGGCCAGTATGTTGATATCATTGGAGTTCGTTCTTTTCCGGGACTTAAGAACCGCGAAGAGGATTACAGCGAAACTATTTTTAACAAGTTTGTGGAATTCTGTGGTGTACCAGTGGTAAGCCTGGAATCGGCTACACGCCATCCGCTGCAGAGCCTGGCCGATTTGATTACTATTACAGAGCTTAAATCGGTTGAGCGGCCAAAAGTTGTACTGACCTGGGCGCCGCATATAAAACCACTGCCTCAGGCCGTACCTAATTCATTCGCAGAATGGATGTGCCGTGCCAACGTTGATTTTGTGATTACTCATCCCGAAGGGTACGAGCTAAGCACTGAGTTTACTGAAGGCGCAACTATAACACATAACCAGCAGGAAGCATTAAAAGATGCGGACTTTATTTATGTAAAAAACTGGTCGGCCTATGAACCTTATGGTGAAATGCCAGGTTTAGGAAACTACGATAATTGGATGCTCACTAACGAAAGCCTGCAGCAGAGTAATAATGCTAAAGTAATGCATTGTTTGCCAGTACGCCGCAATATCGAGTTATCGGACGAGATACTGGATGGTCCGCATTCGGCTGTTATCCACGAAGCTGGCAATCGTGTTTGGGCTGCGCAGGCAGTGTTGAAGCAAATTTTACAAGGTTTGTAA
- the argG gene encoding argininosuccinate synthase — MKKKVVLAYSGGLDTSFCCIYLTQDLGLEVHSVIVNTGGFTDDELKQVEERAYKMGVTSHHVVDETENFYNTCVRFLIYGNVLKNNTYPLSVSAERVSQATAIANYAKQIGAEYVAHGSTGAGNDQVRFDMIFNILVPNVQILTPIRDLKLSREQEIEYLKNHGVEMNFEKAKYSINKGIWGTSVGGKETLTSNLGLPEDAWPTPVSSTETKNIELTFEKGELVGVDGTTYYHPAKAIQALQAMAQPYGIGRDIHVGDTIIGIKGRVGFEAAAPLIIIKAHHTLEKHVLTKWQLSWKDQLSTFYGNWLHEGQFHDPIMRNIEAFLNDTQANVSGKVFVELNPYRFQVTGIESEHDLMSSKFGSYGEMNNAWSGDDVKGFSKIFGNQVMIYHKVNQQ; from the coding sequence ATGAAAAAAAAAGTAGTTTTAGCCTATAGCGGCGGATTGGATACCTCTTTTTGCTGCATCTATCTAACACAGGATTTAGGCCTGGAAGTGCATTCGGTAATTGTTAACACCGGTGGCTTTACCGACGATGAGTTAAAACAGGTTGAAGAACGTGCTTACAAAATGGGAGTAACCTCTCACCACGTGGTTGACGAGACTGAAAACTTTTATAACACCTGCGTTCGCTTTCTGATTTACGGTAATGTTCTAAAAAACAACACTTATCCCCTATCGGTAAGTGCCGAGCGCGTGAGCCAGGCAACAGCAATAGCTAATTACGCTAAACAGATTGGTGCTGAGTATGTGGCGCATGGCAGTACTGGAGCTGGTAATGATCAGGTGCGTTTTGATATGATCTTTAACATTCTGGTACCTAATGTTCAAATCTTAACTCCCATCCGCGATTTAAAGTTGAGTCGCGAGCAAGAGATTGAGTATCTGAAAAACCACGGTGTAGAGATGAACTTCGAGAAAGCTAAATACTCTATCAACAAAGGTATCTGGGGAACATCAGTAGGCGGCAAAGAAACACTTACCTCTAACTTAGGCTTACCCGAAGATGCCTGGCCAACGCCAGTGTCATCTACCGAAACCAAAAATATCGAACTTACTTTTGAAAAAGGTGAATTAGTAGGCGTTGACGGCACTACTTACTACCATCCGGCTAAAGCCATCCAGGCACTGCAGGCAATGGCCCAGCCTTACGGTATTGGCCGAGATATACATGTAGGCGATACCATTATTGGCATCAAAGGCCGCGTAGGTTTTGAGGCTGCAGCACCGTTAATCATCATTAAGGCGCATCATACCCTCGAAAAACATGTGCTCACCAAATGGCAGTTGTCGTGGAAAGACCAGTTATCAACTTTTTATGGTAACTGGCTGCACGAAGGGCAGTTTCACGACCCTATTATGCGCAATATAGAAGCTTTCCTTAACGATACCCAGGCTAATGTAAGCGGTAAGGTGTTTGTTGAGCTTAACCCATACCGTTTCCAGGTAACAGGAATTGAGTCTGAGCATGATCTGATGTCGAGCAAATTTGGCAGCTATGGTGAAATGAACAACGCCTGGAGCGGTGATGACGTTAAAGGTTTCTCGAAAATATTTGGTAACCAGGTGATGATTTATCACAAGGTAAACCAGCAATAA
- a CDS encoding GNAT family N-acetyltransferase: MIESPNQSITIKRVKLKDIALVLSLFDKYRVFYQKESDVKGAQEFLTERLTNNESVIFTALLNEADTSIPVGFTQLYPTFSSGRMSKNWILNDLYVDAGYRTRGIGKQLIETAKQFARKDGAKFVKLETAHDNRTAQSVYEGIGFKQYNPHDGFLTYKIDLN, encoded by the coding sequence ATGATAGAAAGTCCGAATCAGTCTATAACCATTAAGCGCGTCAAGCTTAAAGACATAGCGCTCGTTTTGAGTTTGTTCGACAAGTATCGGGTGTTTTATCAGAAAGAGTCAGACGTTAAAGGTGCTCAAGAATTTTTGACTGAGCGTTTAACCAATAACGAATCGGTCATCTTCACAGCTTTATTAAACGAAGCAGATACGTCAATTCCTGTAGGTTTTACACAACTTTATCCTACCTTTTCATCGGGGCGGATGTCCAAAAACTGGATATTGAATGATCTGTATGTTGATGCCGGTTATCGTACGCGGGGCATAGGAAAACAACTGATTGAAACGGCTAAACAATTTGCCCGGAAAGATGGAGCAAAGTTTGTTAAACTGGAAACAGCACACGATAATAGAACAGCGCAAAGCGTTTATGAGGGTATTGGATTTAAACAGTACAACCCTCATGACGGATTTTTAACTTATAAAATTGACCTCAACTAA
- a CDS encoding aminotransferase class III-fold pyridoxal phosphate-dependent enzyme, translating into MNLFDVYPINPIEIVKGVGSLVYDAQGTEYLDMYGGHAVISIGHTNPRYVERLENQLHQIGFYSNSVEIPLQKQLAEKLGQVSGKTNYQLFLCNSGAEANENALKLASFYNGKKKVIAFHRAFHGRTSLAVAATDNPNIVAPVNETDNVIFLPWCDEAALEQAFADNEISSVIIEGIQGVGGIQVATESFLQKIRALCDEHNAVFIADSVQCGYGRTGKFYSHDFAGVEADIYSMAKGMGNGFPIGGISISPKIKPAYGMLGTTFGGNHLACAAGLAVLEVMEQDNLMQNAATVGQYLIDELKNFDQVKEVRGRGLMIGIELPEELANVRKDLLYKHHIFTGEAKPNVVRLLPALNLTQAHADRFLEAFATTLKSVPVVA; encoded by the coding sequence ATGAATTTATTTGATGTTTACCCTATAAATCCAATCGAGATTGTAAAGGGTGTTGGCAGTTTGGTTTATGATGCTCAGGGCACCGAGTATCTGGATATGTATGGCGGTCATGCCGTTATTTCTATCGGTCATACCAATCCCCGATACGTTGAACGATTGGAAAACCAATTACATCAAATAGGTTTTTATTCAAACTCTGTTGAAATTCCGCTGCAAAAGCAACTGGCCGAAAAATTAGGTCAGGTATCGGGCAAAACTAACTATCAACTATTTTTATGTAATTCGGGTGCCGAAGCGAATGAAAACGCCTTAAAGCTGGCATCTTTTTACAATGGTAAAAAGAAAGTGATTGCCTTTCATAGAGCTTTCCACGGTCGCACGTCTCTTGCTGTTGCTGCTACCGACAACCCTAACATTGTTGCGCCGGTAAATGAAACAGACAACGTTATCTTTTTGCCATGGTGCGATGAAGCCGCTTTGGAGCAAGCTTTCGCGGATAACGAAATATCATCGGTCATTATTGAAGGTATCCAGGGTGTAGGCGGTATACAGGTAGCTACTGAAAGCTTTCTGCAAAAAATCCGTGCGCTTTGTGATGAACATAACGCTGTGTTTATAGCGGATTCGGTGCAATGTGGCTATGGCCGTACCGGCAAGTTTTACTCGCATGATTTTGCCGGTGTTGAAGCCGACATTTACAGCATGGCCAAAGGTATGGGTAATGGTTTCCCGATTGGCGGCATTAGTATATCGCCTAAAATTAAGCCGGCTTACGGCATGTTGGGCACCACTTTTGGCGGTAACCATTTGGCATGTGCGGCTGGTTTAGCTGTGCTTGAGGTAATGGAGCAAGACAACCTGATGCAAAATGCAGCCACTGTTGGCCAGTACCTGATTGATGAGCTGAAAAATTTTGACCAGGTTAAAGAAGTTAGGGGCCGTGGCTTAATGATCGGTATTGAATTACCAGAAGAATTGGCCAACGTGCGTAAAGATCTGCTTTATAAGCACCACATATTTACCGGCGAAGCAAAACCCAACGTGGTACGCTTACTGCCGGCACTTAATTTAACTCAAGCTCACGCCGACCGGTTTTTGGAGGCTTTCGCCACCACTTTAAAATCTGTACCGGTAGTAGCCTAA
- the argC gene encoding N-acetyl-gamma-glutamyl-phosphate reductase, which produces MAKIKAGVIGGAGYTGGELLRILLNHPQVDIAFVHSNSNAGNNVYEVHTDLFGDTELKFSGELSTEVDVLFLCVGHGDARKFLEANPFPEKVKIIDLSQDFRLQDKASITYQDTNSARQFVYGLPELNRDAIKQAPNIANPGCFATCLQLGLLPLAAGGHLKNEVHITATTGSTGAGQGLSPTSHFTWRNDNLSVYKAFDHQHLNEIGQSLRQLQPGFDRAINFIPYRGDFTRGIIASMYLDCDLSADESIKLYTDYYAGHPFTHVTTRNIDLKQIVNTNKCFIQVQKKGDKIFIISIMDNLLKGASGQAVQNMNLLFGLEEATGLKLKAVAF; this is translated from the coding sequence ATGGCAAAAATAAAGGCAGGCGTTATTGGCGGCGCTGGTTACACCGGCGGCGAGTTGTTACGCATATTGCTTAATCACCCGCAAGTTGACATTGCATTTGTGCATAGCAATAGTAACGCAGGCAATAATGTGTACGAGGTACATACCGATCTGTTTGGCGATACCGAATTAAAATTTTCTGGTGAGTTGTCTACTGAAGTCGATGTGTTGTTTTTGTGTGTTGGCCATGGAGATGCCCGCAAGTTTTTAGAAGCTAATCCGTTTCCGGAGAAGGTAAAGATAATTGATTTGAGCCAGGATTTTAGGTTGCAGGACAAGGCTTCTATAACTTACCAGGATACTAATTCTGCACGGCAGTTTGTCTACGGCTTGCCGGAGTTAAACCGCGATGCCATTAAACAAGCGCCTAACATTGCCAATCCGGGTTGCTTTGCTACTTGTTTGCAATTGGGCTTACTGCCGCTGGCAGCCGGTGGGCATTTAAAAAACGAAGTGCATATTACAGCTACTACCGGTTCAACCGGTGCCGGACAAGGTTTATCCCCTACTTCGCATTTTACCTGGCGTAATGATAATCTTTCGGTTTATAAAGCTTTTGACCATCAGCATTTAAACGAGATCGGGCAATCATTAAGGCAATTACAGCCGGGATTTGACCGCGCAATCAACTTTATACCTTACCGCGGCGATTTTACCCGCGGCATTATTGCCTCTATGTATCTGGATTGCGACTTAAGTGCAGACGAATCTATAAAGTTGTATACAGATTATTACGCAGGACACCCTTTTACGCACGTCACCACCCGTAACATTGACTTAAAGCAGATCGTAAATACTAACAAATGCTTCATCCAGGTGCAGAAAAAAGGAGATAAAATATTCATCATTAGTATAATGGATAATTTATTAAAAGGTGCATCCGGCCAGGCGGTACAAAACATGAATTTACTTTTTGGTTTAGAAGAAGCTACAGGCCTTAAACTGAAGGCTGTAGCATTTTAA